One segment of Agrococcus sp. ProA11 DNA contains the following:
- a CDS encoding DUF6804 family protein, with protein sequence MDDNRYGPTFQRNAFAPGLLAAFALVAAQLWLAGAWDEVLRYVIAILALIVVWFAVQAKQWWWVPVFVVIAVIWNPVLPFTWEGATLTAVWFWGHLVAAALFVVAGLSIKTPRAD encoded by the coding sequence ATGGACGACAACCGCTACGGCCCCACGTTCCAGCGCAACGCGTTCGCCCCCGGCCTCCTCGCCGCGTTCGCGCTCGTCGCCGCGCAGCTCTGGCTCGCGGGCGCCTGGGATGAGGTGCTGCGCTACGTGATCGCGATCCTCGCACTCATCGTCGTCTGGTTCGCCGTGCAGGCGAAGCAGTGGTGGTGGGTGCCGGTCTTCGTGGTCATCGCCGTGATCTGGAACCCGGTCCTCCCCTTCACCTGGGAGGGCGCCACGCTCACCGCCGTCTGGTTCTGGGGCCACCTGGTCGCCGCGGCACTGTTCGTGGTCGCGGGCCTCTCGATCAAGACGCCGCGCGCCGACTGA
- a CDS encoding MFS transporter, giving the protein MRTYAEVLRVPGLARIILAQLIARFPAGMYSLGLLMHMEHLHGTYTAAGLVLAAFSIGMAVAGPFVTRLMARFGTVAVLVATTTVSVSALFSMASLNLPLWADVVAGVIAGAAMPPITPTVRTLYPRMVPQRLLSPLFAFDAALQEIIWVFGPVLLVALVALIGTGPTLLVVLVIQAVGAAFFIVSPQVRRLRIPPTTRKLGRVLRKPPVLLSVVVSAMFIGGFSAVEAGVVATFGEGALEAGIVLAVSAIGSLLGGFAMGGRGITPWSLGIRLGIVLLGMLMALPMSEVVGLSIALFIAGLGTAPALAAFSAIIAGTVKFADTPEAYAWIGTGQLLGAAVGSAIAGVAIDAVGGVGAVWVAVVMVAIAAAVATVFRRHQPDLRHGIGEPPDTAPIELPR; this is encoded by the coding sequence GTGCGCACATATGCCGAGGTGCTTCGAGTCCCAGGGCTGGCTCGCATCATCCTGGCCCAGCTGATCGCCCGCTTCCCCGCGGGCATGTACTCGCTCGGGCTGCTCATGCACATGGAGCACCTGCACGGCACCTACACGGCCGCCGGCCTCGTGCTCGCCGCGTTCTCGATCGGCATGGCCGTCGCAGGCCCGTTCGTCACCCGGCTCATGGCGCGATTCGGCACCGTCGCGGTGCTCGTGGCCACCACCACGGTCTCCGTCTCCGCCCTCTTCTCGATGGCATCGCTCAACCTGCCCCTGTGGGCGGATGTCGTGGCCGGCGTCATCGCCGGCGCCGCCATGCCGCCGATCACCCCGACCGTCCGCACGCTCTACCCGCGCATGGTGCCGCAGCGGCTGCTGTCCCCGCTGTTCGCGTTCGACGCCGCGCTGCAGGAGATCATCTGGGTCTTCGGCCCCGTGCTGCTGGTGGCGCTCGTCGCGCTCATCGGCACCGGCCCGACGCTGCTGGTCGTGCTCGTGATCCAGGCTGTCGGCGCCGCCTTCTTCATCGTGTCGCCGCAGGTGCGACGGCTGCGCATCCCGCCCACCACGCGCAAGCTCGGCCGGGTGCTGCGCAAGCCCCCGGTGCTGCTCTCGGTGGTCGTCTCGGCGATGTTCATCGGCGGCTTCTCGGCCGTCGAGGCCGGCGTGGTCGCGACCTTCGGTGAGGGCGCCCTCGAGGCGGGCATCGTGCTCGCCGTCTCGGCGATCGGCTCGCTGCTGGGTGGCTTCGCGATGGGCGGCCGCGGCATCACGCCGTGGTCGCTCGGCATCCGGCTCGGGATCGTGCTGCTCGGCATGCTCATGGCGCTGCCGATGAGCGAGGTGGTCGGCCTGTCGATCGCGCTCTTCATCGCGGGCCTCGGCACGGCACCGGCGCTCGCGGCGTTCTCGGCGATCATCGCCGGCACCGTGAAGTTCGCCGACACCCCGGAGGCGTACGCCTGGATCGGCACGGGCCAGCTGCTCGGCGCCGCGGTCGGCTCGGCGATCGCGGGCGTCGCGATCGACGCGGTCGGCGGCGTCGGTGCGGTGTGGGTGGCGGTCGTGATGGTGGCGATCGCGGCCGCCGTCGCGACGGTCTTCCGCCGCCACCAGCCCGACCTGCGACACGGCATCGGCGAGCCGCCGGACACGGCGCCGATCGAGCTGCCGCGCTGA
- a CDS encoding aldo/keto reductase, with protein MPRTLELNDGSAIPALGFGLYKVPLDATEEVVAAGLEAGYRLIDGAEFYGNEHELGAAIAHATAHGVTRDELTVTSKFWGDPEQTPEAARAAFDASEAALGTRIDVYMIHWPRPARERFVEVWRALIALRDEGRVRSIGVSNFTEQHLQRLIDETGVTPAINQIESHPWLPQHELRAFHAEHGIVTQAWSPLGRARVLEDPAIQQIAADHGVSPAQAIIRWHLQLGGALIPKSTHPQRLRENLDVDAFSLSDDEMARIASLETGERTGTHPDERP; from the coding sequence ATGCCCCGCACCCTCGAGCTCAACGACGGCTCCGCCATCCCCGCGCTCGGGTTCGGGCTCTACAAGGTGCCGCTCGATGCCACCGAGGAGGTCGTCGCAGCCGGACTCGAGGCGGGTTACCGCCTGATCGACGGCGCCGAGTTCTACGGCAACGAGCACGAGCTGGGCGCCGCGATCGCACACGCGACCGCGCACGGGGTCACCCGCGACGAGCTGACCGTGACGAGCAAGTTCTGGGGCGACCCCGAGCAGACGCCCGAGGCGGCCAGGGCCGCGTTCGACGCGAGCGAGGCCGCGCTCGGCACGCGCATCGACGTCTACATGATCCATTGGCCGCGCCCTGCCAGGGAGCGGTTCGTCGAGGTCTGGCGCGCGCTCATCGCGCTGCGCGACGAGGGCCGCGTGCGCTCCATCGGCGTGAGCAACTTCACCGAGCAGCACCTGCAGCGGCTCATCGACGAGACCGGCGTCACCCCCGCCATCAACCAGATCGAGTCGCACCCTTGGCTGCCGCAGCACGAGCTGCGCGCCTTCCACGCCGAACACGGCATCGTCACGCAGGCATGGAGCCCGCTCGGCCGGGCCCGCGTGCTCGAGGATCCGGCGATCCAGCAGATTGCCGCCGACCACGGCGTCTCGCCCGCGCAGGCGATCATCCGCTGGCACCTGCAGCTCGGTGGTGCGCTGATCCCCAAGTCGACGCATCCGCAGCGGCTGCGGGAGAACCTCGACGTCGACGCCTTCAGCCTCAGCGACGACGAGATGGCGCGCATCGCGAGCCTCGAGACCGGCGAGCGCACCGGCACCCACCCGGATGAGCGACCGTGA
- a CDS encoding TetR/AcrR family transcriptional regulator translates to MTTETDAGHADTPDLPHAHALTWGVAAMPHRGPKRELSTERIVEAAIELADADGIDAVSMGKLAARLGVAPMSLYRYVTGKDDLLLLMFDSASEVTVPGAGGTWRERLREWAMFVRTTYDAHPWLGDLPPSSIPTTPNRLAIIEAGLAALEGERISDRGKMATLLLLLGYIGLYAKGSNNAAIDDTVRRALPELVTDERFPLLAPAVRDGVFETGRRDPGAGFSFGLNRLLDGIECWLERVEDDDPIGALPTAISNDKQVREAAKLVDKARAELRQVEAKAADAVEKATERLRAAEAKAEAQAEREAAKAAVKAAKQEAKARK, encoded by the coding sequence GTGACCACAGAGACCGACGCCGGCCACGCCGACACCCCCGACCTGCCGCACGCGCATGCGCTCACCTGGGGCGTCGCAGCCATGCCGCATCGTGGCCCCAAACGCGAGCTCTCCACCGAGCGCATCGTCGAGGCGGCCATCGAGCTCGCCGACGCCGACGGCATCGACGCGGTCAGCATGGGCAAGCTCGCCGCGCGCCTCGGCGTCGCGCCCATGAGCCTCTACCGCTACGTCACCGGCAAGGACGACCTGCTGCTGCTGATGTTCGACTCCGCGAGCGAGGTGACCGTGCCTGGCGCCGGCGGCACCTGGCGCGAGCGGCTGCGCGAATGGGCGATGTTCGTGCGCACCACCTATGACGCGCACCCGTGGCTCGGAGACCTCCCGCCGAGCTCGATCCCCACGACACCCAACCGGCTCGCGATCATCGAGGCCGGTCTCGCCGCGCTCGAGGGCGAGCGCATCTCCGACCGCGGCAAGATGGCGACGCTGCTACTCCTGCTCGGCTACATCGGCCTCTATGCCAAGGGGTCGAACAACGCGGCCATCGACGACACCGTGCGCCGCGCGCTGCCGGAGCTCGTCACCGACGAGCGGTTTCCGCTGCTCGCGCCGGCCGTGCGCGACGGCGTCTTCGAGACTGGTCGGCGCGACCCCGGTGCTGGCTTCAGCTTCGGCCTCAACCGGCTGCTCGACGGCATCGAGTGCTGGCTCGAGCGCGTCGAGGATGATGACCCGATCGGCGCGCTGCCCACGGCGATCTCCAACGACAAGCAGGTGCGCGAGGCGGCGAAGCTCGTCGACAAGGCGCGCGCCGAGCTGCGGCAGGTCGAGGCGAAGGCGGCGGATGCGGTGGAGAAGGCCACGGAGCGCCTGCGCGCCGCTGAGGCCAAGGCCGAAGCGCAGGCCGAGCGCGAGGCCGCGAAGGCGGCGGTGAAGGCCGCGAAGCAGGAGGCGAAGGCCCGCAAGTAG
- a CDS encoding DUF4349 domain-containing protein, with product MTRRLLSVAGIVIAGTVLLTGCGAFGVSSSSPAVDPGVGPDTGWEMPEEGGAESDGSDASGGAPQVSVDEDRAVIISGSVSMRAGDPLRIADAVSDAAQARGGTIDRRAEGASTDFEPAWASLTVRVPAAEVDGLLDALRGLAEVTTLDLGEQVVTNEVRDLEVRVAASRASVERLTELLETAADTETLLEVEAQLTQRTSELESLLSQQRSLEELVAMSTIEVQIRSTGVEGPTGTPSFWDGLVAGWQGFLVWGATFLFGLGQAVPALVILAIVGLLAWLLIRRIVRRMPSRAASVQADPVGNPVASRSTE from the coding sequence ATGACCCGCAGACTCCTCTCCGTGGCCGGCATCGTGATCGCCGGGACCGTGCTCCTCACCGGCTGCGGCGCGTTCGGCGTCAGCAGCAGCTCCCCTGCCGTCGACCCCGGCGTCGGCCCCGACACCGGATGGGAGATGCCGGAAGAGGGCGGCGCCGAGAGCGACGGCTCCGACGCCTCGGGTGGCGCCCCACAGGTGTCCGTCGACGAGGATCGCGCCGTGATCATCTCCGGCAGCGTCTCGATGCGCGCGGGTGATCCGCTGCGCATTGCCGACGCCGTCTCGGATGCCGCCCAGGCACGCGGCGGCACGATCGATCGTCGCGCTGAAGGCGCATCCACCGACTTCGAGCCGGCGTGGGCGTCGCTCACCGTGCGCGTGCCCGCCGCCGAGGTCGACGGCCTGCTCGACGCGCTGCGCGGCCTGGCCGAGGTCACCACGCTCGATCTCGGCGAGCAGGTGGTGACTAATGAGGTGCGCGACCTGGAGGTGCGGGTCGCTGCCTCTCGCGCATCGGTCGAGCGGCTCACCGAGCTGCTGGAGACCGCGGCCGACACCGAGACGCTGCTCGAGGTGGAGGCGCAGCTGACGCAGCGCACGTCCGAGCTGGAGTCACTGCTGTCGCAGCAGCGCTCGCTCGAGGAGCTCGTCGCGATGTCGACCATCGAGGTGCAGATCCGCTCCACCGGCGTCGAAGGCCCCACCGGCACGCCCAGCTTCTGGGACGGGCTGGTCGCCGGCTGGCAGGGCTTCCTCGTGTGGGGCGCGACCTTCCTGTTCGGCCTCGGCCAGGCGGTGCCGGCCCTCGTGATCCTCGCCATCGTCGGTCTGCTCGCCTGGCTGCTCATCCGCAGGATCGTGCGACGGATGCCATCCCGGGCAGCGTCGGTCCAGGCCGACCCGGTCGGCAATCCGGTGGCATCGCGCAGCACCGAGTAG
- a CDS encoding YetF domain-containing protein yields MDDLWYYLGIPPLAAVAVVISTTGLYATFLVLSRVLGQRVLARLSGFDLLVVIVFGAIIGRAILGQVPTFAAGLVAMATLLVLEGAIGMLSRKGRLQAIVHNRPVLLMAGSELIVAELRRCHVTVDEVHSQLRRSGIRSQDEVAAVILEPTGELSVVRRGVPIARSLLERVRSAERMPEELLADG; encoded by the coding sequence ATGGACGATCTCTGGTACTACCTCGGCATCCCGCCGCTCGCCGCGGTCGCCGTGGTCATCTCGACCACCGGGCTCTACGCGACGTTCCTCGTGCTCAGCCGCGTGCTCGGGCAGCGCGTGCTGGCACGGCTGTCGGGGTTCGACCTGCTGGTGGTGATCGTGTTCGGCGCGATCATCGGCCGGGCGATCCTCGGACAGGTGCCGACCTTCGCCGCCGGACTGGTCGCGATGGCGACCCTGCTCGTGCTGGAGGGCGCCATCGGCATGCTCTCGCGCAAGGGCCGGCTGCAGGCGATCGTGCACAATCGCCCGGTGCTGCTGATGGCGGGCTCGGAGCTCATCGTCGCCGAGCTGCGGCGCTGTCACGTCACGGTCGACGAGGTCCACTCGCAGCTGCGCCGGTCGGGCATCCGCAGCCAGGACGAGGTCGCCGCCGTGATCCTCGAGCCCACCGGCGAGCTGAGCGTCGTGCGGCGCGGCGTGCCGATCGCGCGGAGCCTGCTCGAGCGCGTGCGGAGTGCCGAGCGCATGCCGGAGGAGCTGCTCGCCGACGGATGA
- a CDS encoding trypsin-like serine protease produces MATVGLGATLVVAPASPTLASDDLAEVQEAHFGVIDQIATWDAQTPHPRLGAIEGDPAAGTIDIGWAGFVPSEVRAMADAAAEQGIRISFVRQESSEQELLEIAYDLAAAMPTEGAFAIGLNADGLAVEVPTQQAAEAVGTEHIALEGEVLDVIDTAERAAAELGADVTVEETDTAPVNAAATGMLRGTAMQAGPTGAGLAAGRSDDASVLSGGMRVQTYFSSGGWVSCTSGFTGFYGHQPLIVTAAHCSDYADGRAVRNRNGTRIGTSDLVRELNDGARAYDLGVIAASYDARTLPRIYTSETSTVNITGSQSTWPPSGYRLCSSGQVTGWKCDLTAGEAYVTCYGTSRGPECMHVQIVRSSGSSAFCLGDSGGPVVSLPSSSGAIAVGVVSGLKSAYSVSCSKEGLIAPVSQLLSTVHGLQLHTTERP; encoded by the coding sequence ATGGCAACCGTTGGTCTTGGCGCCACCCTCGTGGTCGCGCCCGCGTCGCCGACCCTGGCGTCCGACGACCTGGCCGAGGTGCAGGAGGCGCACTTCGGCGTGATAGACCAGATCGCGACCTGGGATGCGCAGACGCCGCACCCGCGCCTCGGCGCGATCGAGGGCGATCCGGCCGCCGGCACGATCGACATCGGCTGGGCCGGCTTCGTGCCCAGCGAGGTGCGCGCGATGGCCGATGCGGCCGCCGAGCAGGGCATCCGCATCTCCTTCGTGCGCCAGGAGTCCAGCGAGCAGGAGCTGCTCGAGATCGCCTACGACCTCGCGGCCGCGATGCCGACCGAGGGCGCCTTCGCGATCGGCTTGAACGCGGATGGGCTCGCAGTCGAGGTCCCGACGCAGCAGGCCGCCGAGGCTGTCGGCACCGAGCACATCGCGCTCGAGGGCGAAGTGCTCGACGTGATCGACACGGCGGAACGCGCCGCCGCCGAGCTGGGAGCCGACGTCACGGTCGAGGAGACCGACACCGCCCCCGTCAACGCCGCGGCGACCGGGATGCTGCGCGGCACGGCGATGCAGGCGGGCCCGACCGGCGCCGGCCTGGCAGCCGGACGCTCCGACGACGCCAGCGTGCTCTCCGGCGGCATGCGCGTGCAGACGTACTTCTCGAGCGGCGGCTGGGTCAGCTGCACGTCCGGGTTCACGGGCTTCTACGGCCACCAGCCCCTCATCGTCACGGCGGCCCACTGCAGCGACTACGCCGACGGCCGCGCGGTGCGCAACCGCAACGGCACGCGGATCGGCACGAGCGATCTCGTGCGGGAGCTCAACGACGGCGCCCGAGCCTACGACCTCGGCGTGATCGCCGCCTCCTACGACGCCCGCACGCTGCCGCGCATCTACACGAGCGAGACGTCGACGGTGAACATCACCGGCTCGCAGAGCACCTGGCCGCCATCGGGCTACCGCCTCTGCTCCTCCGGGCAGGTCACCGGCTGGAAGTGCGACCTGACCGCGGGCGAGGCCTACGTCACCTGCTACGGCACCAGCCGGGGGCCGGAGTGCATGCACGTGCAGATCGTGCGCTCCAGCGGCAGCAGTGCCTTCTGCCTGGGCGACTCGGGCGGACCGGTCGTGAGCCTGCCCTCCTCGAGCGGCGCGATTGCGGTCGGCGTGGTGTCGGGCTTGAAGTCGGCGTACAGCGTGAGTTGCTCGAAGGAGGGCCTCATCGCCCCGGTCTCGCAGCTGCTGTCCACCGTGCACGGCCTGCAGCTGCACACGACCGAGCGCCCGTAG
- a CDS encoding Lsr2 family protein, whose amino-acid sequence MAKKTLIQLVDDFSGESISDGAGRTVRFAFDGAEYEIDLTNEHAEEFADTLERYIRASRRVSGRRKSSGGAARSGGNSETAAIREWAESQGLKVATRGRIPAGIVERYNNR is encoded by the coding sequence ATGGCAAAGAAGACTTTGATTCAGCTCGTTGACGACTTCTCGGGCGAGAGCATCTCCGACGGCGCGGGCCGCACGGTGCGCTTCGCGTTCGATGGAGCCGAGTACGAGATCGACCTCACCAATGAGCACGCGGAGGAGTTCGCAGACACGCTCGAGCGCTACATTCGTGCATCGCGTCGGGTCTCTGGTCGCCGCAAGTCGAGCGGGGGAGCCGCGCGCAGCGGGGGCAATTCTGAGACCGCGGCTATTCGGGAATGGGCCGAGTCGCAGGGGCTGAAGGTCGCGACGCGCGGCCGGATTCCGGCAGGCATTGTGGAGCGATACAACAACCGTTGA
- a CDS encoding glycosyltransferase codes for MPPSAATRSTSARTTSIPRLAGNASMAASTVMRSVVDDPLTFGIQLARRFPAARRPLAQIARAARGADRELLQAWLTSDLAATRALLGEIAVRGSLSRLAAEIAQAAGRPELVVDDSRIHPVSRARAAWQIGEASAAVALLAEHASGSRLHRALRAELALMTPGTRLRWTPRERSVPSDSLAGVLHLLTNSLPHTQSGYTMRSHEVLKAQREAGLAPIAMTRVGYPVVVGGLAAAGVDVVDGIEYHRALPARLAATPDGRLAQQADALAALAATARPAALQTTTHYPNAIVAREVALALGLPWAYEVRGMLEQTWVAGLGSDAARERALASERYRLTREREAELASAADVVFTLSESMRDDLAQRGVPRERVHLVPNGIDAALLDRTPPAAADARESLGLPRDGFWVGSTSSLVDYEGFDVLLDAVSIARAEGHDVRVLLVGDGSARQALQAQAIDRGLGDSAVFTGRVARDTVVTYRDALDLFVVPRHDRDVTRTVSPLKPVEAMASGRPVLVSALPPLLETIGQELERSGMTTLPGDPSSLSAGIIALLHDESARESAVSCGRRRATALTWSALGGVYRRSFSMTHS; via the coding sequence ATGCCCCCAAGCGCCGCCACTCGCAGCACCTCGGCGCGCACGACGAGCATTCCCCGCCTTGCCGGCAACGCGTCGATGGCCGCGTCGACAGTGATGCGCTCCGTGGTCGACGATCCACTGACGTTCGGCATTCAGTTGGCCCGGCGCTTCCCGGCCGCTCGACGGCCACTCGCGCAGATCGCGCGAGCCGCGCGAGGTGCCGACCGCGAATTGCTGCAGGCGTGGCTCACGAGCGATCTCGCGGCGACCCGTGCCCTGCTCGGCGAGATCGCCGTGCGCGGCAGCCTGAGCCGCCTCGCTGCCGAGATCGCGCAGGCCGCGGGGCGGCCAGAGCTCGTCGTCGACGACTCACGCATCCACCCGGTGTCTCGGGCCCGCGCGGCTTGGCAGATCGGGGAGGCATCCGCTGCCGTTGCGTTGCTCGCCGAGCACGCCAGCGGATCCCGCCTGCACCGGGCGCTTCGCGCAGAGCTCGCCCTCATGACACCTGGGACTCGACTGCGCTGGACACCCCGTGAACGGAGCGTCCCGAGCGACAGCCTCGCCGGCGTGCTGCACCTGCTGACGAACTCACTCCCCCACACGCAGTCGGGCTACACGATGCGGTCGCACGAGGTCTTGAAGGCGCAGCGCGAAGCGGGGCTTGCGCCCATCGCGATGACCCGGGTCGGCTACCCCGTTGTCGTGGGGGGCCTGGCGGCGGCCGGGGTCGATGTGGTCGATGGCATCGAGTACCACCGCGCGCTGCCCGCCAGACTTGCCGCGACTCCCGACGGCCGGCTCGCGCAGCAAGCTGACGCACTCGCGGCCCTCGCTGCGACGGCTCGTCCAGCCGCACTCCAGACCACGACGCACTATCCGAACGCGATCGTCGCCCGCGAAGTCGCGCTCGCCCTTGGGCTGCCGTGGGCGTACGAGGTGCGAGGGATGCTCGAGCAGACCTGGGTCGCGGGTCTCGGCAGCGACGCGGCGCGTGAACGCGCGCTGGCGAGCGAGCGGTACCGGCTCACCCGCGAACGGGAGGCAGAGCTTGCCTCGGCGGCCGACGTGGTCTTCACGCTCTCCGAGAGCATGCGCGACGACCTCGCGCAGCGCGGCGTGCCGCGGGAGCGGGTGCACCTCGTCCCGAACGGCATCGATGCAGCGCTGCTCGACCGGACGCCGCCCGCCGCAGCGGACGCTCGCGAGTCGCTCGGACTGCCGCGCGACGGATTCTGGGTCGGGTCGACGTCGTCGCTCGTGGACTACGAGGGCTTCGACGTGCTGCTGGATGCGGTATCCATCGCGCGAGCGGAGGGTCATGACGTGCGCGTGCTCCTGGTCGGCGATGGCAGTGCCCGCCAGGCGCTGCAGGCGCAGGCGATCGACCGCGGACTCGGCGATAGCGCGGTGTTCACGGGCCGCGTTGCCCGAGACACGGTCGTGACCTATCGCGACGCGCTCGACCTGTTCGTCGTGCCCCGTCACGACCGGGACGTCACTCGCACCGTGTCGCCGCTGAAACCGGTCGAGGCGATGGCAAGCGGTCGACCCGTGCTGGTCAGCGCTCTGCCCCCGTTGCTCGAGACCATCGGGCAGGAACTTGAGCGGTCTGGCATGACCACGCTGCCTGGTGATCCCTCCTCGCTGTCGGCGGGCATCATCGCTCTACTGCACGACGAGTCGGCAAGGGAGAGCGCCGTGAGCTGCGGGCGCCGACGCGCGACCGCCTTGACCTGGTCAGCGCTCGGCGGAGTGTATCGGCGTTCCTTCAGCATGACTCACTCCTGA
- a CDS encoding ABC transporter permease: MRARLEQEYGDLTHLRRVGTRPPLREYFTELFDRRHFIWAAARGEAVTRYSNERLGVAWYVLRPLLDAAFYGVIFGVILQVTRGVDNFVAFIIIGVFMFQLSSRAIIAGVTLIRSSKAMIRAFAFPRAALGISMVLRDLMSSMPAIVLMFVLIMAIPPHEAPNVAWSLFPLILALQLTLSLGFALFFGWLGARMPDLAQAMSFVSRLLMYASAVIFPIERFVDHPTILAIIQANPIYVVLNMYRMTLMDGRVPPVENWIQLAAWAVGALVVGFFLFWSDEERYGRE, translated from the coding sequence ATGCGTGCGCGACTCGAGCAGGAGTACGGCGACCTCACCCATCTCCGCCGAGTAGGAACTCGTCCGCCGCTCCGCGAGTATTTCACCGAGCTCTTTGATCGCAGGCACTTCATCTGGGCGGCCGCCCGGGGTGAGGCAGTCACGCGATACTCGAACGAGCGACTTGGCGTCGCCTGGTATGTGCTGCGTCCGTTGCTCGACGCCGCGTTCTACGGCGTGATCTTCGGCGTGATCCTGCAGGTGACCCGCGGCGTGGACAACTTCGTCGCATTCATCATCATCGGCGTCTTCATGTTCCAACTGTCATCGCGCGCAATCATCGCCGGCGTCACCCTCATACGAAGTTCGAAAGCCATGATTCGAGCCTTCGCATTTCCGCGAGCGGCGCTTGGCATCTCTATGGTTCTCCGCGACCTGATGAGCTCGATGCCAGCCATTGTCCTGATGTTTGTTCTGATCATGGCGATCCCGCCCCACGAGGCTCCGAACGTCGCTTGGTCTCTATTCCCGCTGATCCTCGCCCTGCAACTCACCCTGAGTCTCGGGTTCGCCTTATTCTTCGGATGGCTGGGCGCACGGATGCCGGATCTCGCCCAGGCAATGAGCTTCGTTTCCAGGTTGCTCATGTACGCATCAGCAGTCATCTTTCCCATCGAGCGCTTCGTCGATCATCCAACGATCCTCGCGATAATCCAGGCGAATCCCATCTACGTCGTGCTCAACATGTACCGCATGACGCTCATGGACGGGCGGGTTCCGCCAGTCGAGAATTGGATCCAACTGGCCGCGTGGGCCGTCGGCGCGCTGGTCGTCGGCTTCTTCCTCTTCTGGTCGGATGAGGAGCGCTATGGCCGTGAATGA
- a CDS encoding ABC transporter ATP-binding protein, which translates to MAVNELQAGWRLSGEPKVTIAAENIRLRYAVDRSRGGAWWRRGSKKSVTGPVLRGITMAAREGEMIGLVGLNGSGKSSLLRVLAGLQPATSGAVVASAQPQLLGVSAALVPELSGEENIWLGTLAMGMTPDDAYFAKERIEQLAGIGDAIKQPMNTYSSGMGARLRFAISVAADPEILMIDEALSTGDASFAERSKEAMHGLITRAGTVFLVSHAAKTIEDMCTRAIWLDAGNLIADGPAGDVANMYRYYAHSIALGKDEAAKKALVSATQSHPPALGSPREL; encoded by the coding sequence ATGGCCGTGAATGAACTGCAGGCGGGCTGGCGTCTCAGCGGCGAGCCCAAAGTGACGATTGCAGCCGAGAACATTCGCCTGCGCTACGCCGTCGACCGTTCACGCGGGGGAGCATGGTGGCGCCGCGGCAGCAAGAAATCTGTAACGGGGCCGGTGCTTCGTGGCATCACGATGGCAGCCCGCGAAGGCGAGATGATTGGGCTCGTCGGCTTGAACGGTTCTGGCAAGAGCTCGCTGCTGCGCGTGCTGGCTGGCTTGCAGCCGGCTACTTCCGGCGCGGTCGTCGCCTCGGCACAGCCGCAACTGCTGGGCGTGAGCGCAGCGCTGGTGCCCGAGCTCTCGGGCGAGGAGAACATTTGGCTCGGCACGCTCGCTATGGGCATGACGCCCGACGACGCATACTTTGCCAAAGAGCGCATCGAGCAGCTGGCCGGCATCGGCGACGCGATCAAGCAACCCATGAACACGTATTCGTCGGGCATGGGAGCGCGGCTCCGATTCGCCATATCAGTGGCGGCCGATCCTGAGATCTTGATGATCGACGAGGCGCTCTCGACTGGTGACGCTTCGTTCGCCGAGCGTTCGAAGGAGGCCATGCACGGCTTGATCACGCGAGCTGGCACCGTTTTTCTTGTCAGCCATGCTGCGAAGACGATCGAAGACATGTGCACGCGTGCCATCTGGCTCGATGCTGGCAACCTCATCGCTGACGGACCAGCCGGCGATGTAGCGAACATGTACCGCTACTACGCGCACAGCATCGCGCTCGGCAAAGATGAAGCCGCGAAGAAGGCGCTCGTCAGCGCCACCCAATCCCACCCCCCTGCCCTGGGCTCGCCACGCGAGCTATAA